In Puntigrus tetrazona isolate hp1 chromosome 23, ASM1883169v1, whole genome shotgun sequence, the DNA window gatataaagaTCATATCAAATAGACTAAATCCTGGTCGCATAACCCATCAAAGAACAGTATGAGGATTGactaaaataaacagacaacATCTAATTAGTGCTTTATTATAGATTTCTGAAGTAGTTTACCTTTTATAACATATGCCcacaacataaaacaacaaacatgcAGAGACAAGCAAAAATACTTTCCTTTCCAAAGCGATAAAGAAAAGGATTTTGggcacacacataaacagactCAGAGATTCAAACAGGAACCAGACAAACAGCCTAGCTCTTATCTACCAAAACACCTGCCGTCAGTTGGGACCTAGTGTCATTTCACACAATGATGCAAAGACGACTAGGAGTTGGGCCGCATTCTGTATATCTGTTCTTTAGTGAGGGAATGAAAGTAAATTTTATAAAGTCCAGACGCTGAGTGATGAATATCAAGAGAAAGAGGCAAGAAGAATTGAGCCATGCATGAAAAAGAGAGCTGAAGGCAAAGAAGTGAGATAAACAAGCTGAAGACAGTGAAACGAATTACTTTTGTAACGAATGTATAGTAGTatagttttaatttacaaaagaaCTTCTCAGAATGATATTTAACATgattatacagtaaaatacatgaatacaGGTTTTTACCGTATCATTTTCACAGCATTAAAATTGCAAtcttaatgaatgaatgcatttaatggAGAAACTGAAGCGAAGGGAGGGTGCCAGAAAAGAGGGAAGTGATATCACATGACCTGGTTTATTAGTCAGAGTTGATGTCTAATCCAGCTCCGCTCATCAGTCAGGGCCATGAGCCATCGATCTGTTGAGTCTGGCTGTTAGAAGGATGAAGGACCCACTGACACACATCTGACTTTCTGACTTTCAATTCGGACTGGTTCGAAGTAATCTAACAAATTTGTCTCAAAAATCGCAAAATATTCATGATTATTTACAGACTTGAATCTCATTTTTTCCGCTTGTCATGTGCTAGCAAATAagcataatatttaaaagcataatatttaaaaaatagctaTTAAGATgttgcacaaaaatgtaaaaaggctGCTGGTTTATCTCACGAGGACTACAGGAACTCACTAATCTCAACTGCTAgtctgaaataataaataaccatACAGTCAAGGTCTTTATACATTTAAGGCACGTTTTACAACTCACAgcaaaaagagcaaaacaatTAGGTCAAAGTCCAGATAAACATAGCCTGCATCTCATTGGCTAGCCCTCCTTTATCTCATGGCTTTAAGCTCAAAGCAGACAGACACAAGAATGCACTACATTTCCTGAAAAACTTCCCAAGCCAGCAGCCATGTCTCTCTTTCGCCATATACCACTTCTCATAAACAATAAAGCCAAAGAAGCTTAATTTCCAGCCCGAGGAATGATTGTCAAGCGTCCTCATACAAATCTACGAAATGGAAAACTGTTAAATATGACACATATGGTCCTTTCTCATgtgcaaaaactaaaattgaaaaatgtatttatttgttaagtttAAATTTGTCATACACTCTGACTGAGATTGGCTGAagactatatatacatatatatgtatataacatttatagGACAATTCATGTCACATCTAGGTGTcgattcaaaatattaattggcGTTTTGCTATTTCATTTCATGTATGGCTGGAATAAGTGCCTGGATGTGATGAAAACGCCTGCTAAGTGAACTGACATTTCTTGATAGAGACTTTGCAAAAGCATAGATGCTTAATAGGTCAAAGTTCATTCCCACCATCGATAGATTGTGATGCTTAAGACTGACATAGATCTGTACAGCTTATCCCCCTGACTTCAGCCGCTGACAGTCTGCTCTCTAAGCAGATGAGTAGTGAGGGTTAAGTGGCTTTAGCTCAGCGAAGAATGAGGCTGATGAGAGCAGACTAACCAATACTCAAGGCGCATCCAGTTAGATGCACGGGGCAGATGGAACTGTGTATGTGTATCTAATCAGCTTACGACCACATATCCACCCGACCGCCTGTGAGGGAGCCCATGGGTCAGGCAGTGACATACATTGGCGGCTGCCGCGCTTTGCGGTTTACAACAACACGGCACATGCGCTGCactgtaaacataaaataaaagggaaagATTGCACATTATTTTTCCTGCTTAGTTCAGCAGATTTGAACTCGTCCGTTCACGAAATACAAAATGTCACATTCACCCAATGAACTGGTGTGAGGATTTCTTATTTGGTCTCCGTTTCGTACGACTTTAAATGACTCTTTTTATGTAACGaacttaataataaagaaaaaacatcttgtgaagtaGAAGCAGCACACGTAGACTTCAATAACAGAGAGAAATCAGTAAAGCTCAAAAGATCTTAACATCACCGAAAATATCTagcaaacatgacaaaaactACATTGTCAGCATAAATACAGCCAGTAAACAGCATAAAATAAGCATATAAAGCTAacttcataatttattcatgctacAGAGAATGCAAGGTACATTCACACTGCAAATTCAGCAACATTGTTCGCAGCACATTCGGGAGACTATCATTTGTCTCAAACGTTTTATATAGAAGCAAAGTAATTCACATTTCtcatttgcaatttaaaaaagcctctggataaaatgtaattcctTTTTGCACAGCCTCAGCGGTGCAATCCCCAAAAAAGTCGCTACCAACATTCTGATCTCTGCGATACGTTTAATATGCGATCCCACTGAGAAAGCATGGAAGCAACGAGCACTCGAATCTGATTACAAGAGCATAACGCAGCCAGTTACCAAATTGTAACCAAACAGATTCCTCTCATTATCCAgaagtgaaaattaaaacacatcGCCGGAGGCTCACAGGTGCAGAAGTATTTACTGTACTGTGTGTTCCTGAGGAAAGCAGCTGGTGAAAGAGTAAACACTGTATGAGTGCACATATCCCTCTGCGTCTCTAGTTCACTCGCACAATCATCAGTCTACATGAGTTCACTGcattcacagaaaaacacacttcACCCCAAACCACCTCACTAGGGCAAAACATTATCATAAATCTTACTCATCCTTACGCcgctttcatttaaaagaggAGGTTCTTCAATAAAAACTAATTGCGCTGTAGAAGATGCTGTTAATCACATCTTTggcctcttcctcttcttctaaCACGGTCAcatccccctctctctccttgGCTGTAATTCTCTACTTGTCTGCTCAAGGTTGGTCATAATTCACAGGTGACTGGGGCAacaggctgctgctgctgtagcAGAGCCTCAGACTCATCCTCAGGGtagagcattttaaaaagtgtatgtTTGGAAGTAGAGGTCGCATCTCGCGACAATCTGTCGTACGCCAAGACGTTCTGTGTTgattctttgttctgccaaagcCAAAGAGCGCTCAGGTGACTTTCACTGTATAGCCAAAAGcgttataacatttttaatgtaagcaAATCGCTTCAACTTAAAGCTTCTGCAATAAGTTAACACAAAAAATTAGCAAGCGCACGTTCACAGCTTTGGACAACATCTGTCGAATTCGGGtttagattttgtttaaatgttaggCTGTATCTGCTGCCTTTATATGTAATGCTCTGTCTCAAGGGACAGAAATTTGTAATCATATTCAGAACGACATCTGTTCTAGTTCTTCATGTAAAGTGGCTTTGAAATATGTTGCACCCTggattaaaatgtcttttctaGTAATCTAGGTCAAGTTTTAAAAGTATTCCAATCATGCAGAGAATAAAAAGCTCACAActtgttttcaaaaacatcatATCTTTATTGACATCTTCAAAGGACCGATTTTGCATTCAACTCTTTCCAAGTCAATGGTAAACTTCAGAAAACAAGCAGAACCACCACGTTACCCTCCTATTTCAATAACTAATGAATTGTTTGAGGGTTTGTACcttttttgtattctttctGAATGTGCTTGCAGAGAAATGTATTTCagtcaataaatgttttgcatttagcTCTTCATGCAATTATGGCTATATTGAGATTGCACAAATTTTgattattgtgctttttttaataaagcaattctttctttcaaaaaaactcTCAACCAACAGTGAACATTTGTGTGGCCTCATGACTTGTGCACATATTCAACCAACTTCCatcaaaatagtattttttctcTTCGTAAGGCTTCCCTTTCTCACTACAATTGTGAAAAATCTGCAGTAAACTGATTTAACAGCTTTGTTTCCCCTAAAAGTACTGAGCCAAACACTCTTTCTCTCAGTTCTGTCAGCTCTCAAACCTTACCTGTCTTACACAACTGTTTAAAACATAACCTATGAAGGAAGGAACagtcacaaacaaacaaaacccacacaAATCATACATAAACATTAAGCTGAATGGAATGTACACCCATATATTTTGGAATGCATGTTTGAGAAGTGCACATCGTGCAACTGTGCTTTGCCACGTAATACAGCTGTACATCCACGTGTGCATGCTGACAAGAGGCTCTCACATGCTTATATTTTGAACTTCTAAACTTATATTCAACATAACAGTCTACCAGCCATGTTTGCAGAGGAGCAGCACCTCTGTGGAAGCTCTGAATTCTTCACAGTATCATAGTCTCGCcttccaaaaacaacaaaacaaacaaaaacaagtctaCACTGAAAATCTGACGCACTTGTGAATTTGACACCTATGGAGTAAAAGTGTGTGCACAGTGAGCAGGGGTTCATATGTGTCTCAGTTTCTACATGTGTGCAATTTAGGACTTTGCAGGTTGTGTCTCTGTTCTAGGTGTGGCTTTATTAAACCTGTCCCTGAGGTCTTACTACCACCGACACCAAATGATGACCTCATTAACAcaagcatacaaaaaaaaaaggttcattcATTCTTCAATTCTTCAAAGATTTCTAAAACTAGAAAGTACCTGCTTGATCTCCAATACTTTGATGAACACAACGGTTCCTATAAGAATTAGCTTAGGCCACGGGTCCGACAGCACTGCTGTTAATACAGACTTTGTACCTAAACAGCACCGACACAGCACATCGACTGCTGCTTTCATCACTCTCATAATCATCATCCACTCTTTTAGTGCCTTTAGCATTAATCTTATTgcttaaaatcaaaatgtatcaAAGTCACAGTGCTGAGTCTGTAGTATTCCGCATCTAGAGGTACATCATCCTTGCAGATAATCAGATACTCAAAAAACGACAGGATGCCCATGTAAATTCTATGTAACAAACATCATGAACATTATCCGTATAGTAAggcaaatacaaacaaaacaaatatttgtcaGAGCCTTTAAATATCTTCAAACaagaacataataaatattaggtGTGTGATAGACATCAACTGAATACTACAGCAAGTCTCTTTCTTATTTATACTGTCTATGTCTGAGTAGACCACCAGAGAGAAGCTTCTAGACATTGGAGATATTTTGCGAGGCATCCCGTGCTTGTCGGATACCATAGAGCCACTTAATGACGCGTGCGTTCCTCTCAATGACTGAGATGCCGTAAGGAACACGCTCACTGGGTTTTATAGGTCcatcgtcatcttcatcatcttcctcctcctctcctcggCGTCCGTCCCCACCGTCCCCGCACTCTGAGCTAGGTGTACTGACGCTCCGGAGTTTGGAGACCGAAACAATGTCCGAGTTCGCCCGGGCAAACCGCTCCACACCACCCATTCCTTCCACCTCATCTGGGTCTAGTCCACAGTAGTTAAAGAAGCGCTCCAGGTCAGCTGTGGCCCGAGAGTAGCGGTCGCTCAAGTCCGATTTGGAGCGGTGGAGGGAGGGATGCTTCCGGGTTGAACCGGGACGTGACCCCCGAGAGCTGGCTGAGGAAATGCGGGTGAAAGCAGGGGAAGCCGGGGGTAGAACGCCAGCACGTAAAAGCAGGGGGCTGGAGGGGATGCAGGGGGATGCAGGGTAAGTTCCCGAAGGCTGCTGCTGTGTGGGAGGTGCCTGTGGCTGGGCTATCTGTGGTTGAGCTACTTGAGCTTGTCTAGGTTTGGGTTGAAGAGGCAATCTCTGAGGTTTCCTGATCTCTGCCTGCGGTCGCACGTCCACCCGTCGTACAGTTACAGAGTTGGTGGTCCCGTAACTACCTTGTGGTACCAGCCGGGGAACCCTGGCTGGGACCGGAGGTGGCCTTCGGCTGGGCTCAGCAGGTGAGGACTGATTGTTAAGCGGAGAGGAGGTGCGAGAGGAGTTGGACGTTGATCCAATGTGTGCTTTGAAGTTAATGCAGTGCTGAGGTTCTGCAGATTGTCCACTACCAACACTCTGACCTCCGGAAGAGGGTGAGGAGGCTGAGGGAGAAGGAGAAGATGGGGTAGGTGAGGATGCAAGCGGTCCGTCACAAACGTTGATTAGATTATTGAGTACTTCAAGGTTGAGTTGTGGACCTCTGCTCATGCCATGATCTGGACCTCCATTCTCTGTCTCAAGTATGCGCCGGGTAATCTTCCTCGCAGGCGGAGTGTTTATTCGGCACTGCATCATCATGCTTGGTGATAACAGCGGTTTGCGGATGATTGGGGGTTTCACAGGTTCTTGCTTATTGAGTGCTACTTGCTGACTCTTTACGTACTTGGCCTTGTCTGCTTCCAGGCGCTCAACTGCACTCAGCTTCCGCGTTCCTGGCTCGGGGGCTCTGCGGAAGTAGTCCGGGCCTTTGTTGAGGATTCGGAAAGGCATGGCAGAGGTGAATGGACCCCCAGTAAGACGGCCATCTGTGGGACGAAGGGTCTCCACTGGCATGATTGTTAGAAGTGGGATTAATTTAAGAGGTGAAATCAAGGCTAAGGGTCAAAGTTTTTGTTGTGTTCAAGAAAGTCTTGCACTCCAAAGAAAGACTTTTGTAGTCACAGgtctttttattccttttcctTTGTATATGTTTCCCCACCTTCAAGGGCCCCTTTAACTTTCTTACCAGTATGAACACTCCTGCTGCTGTTACTTCACTCTTTTTTGTGTGCCGGACTTTTGCCTCTATTATCTGTTCTCTCCTGAGTCCGGCTCATTGAATAGAGGCCCGTGGGATGGGGTCATAAAGGGTCGCATTCCACATCAGTCCGGCTGAGTGACCCACTAGGATGGGGCAGATCCTAAATCGAGCTCCTTGCAGCTGAAAGGTTAGCAGAACGGTTCTGGTGAAACACTGTGACTCTGTCCCTTCCTCTCAAACTCCAGATGTCTTAGACTTGTAAAACGCTCCTTAAAAACCTGATCCTCTTTTTCTTGTAATCCTGGACTCTTTTCctggaggaaagagagagagagaaagatgctGTCAGACATGGGTAGGCAAAGAGAGGACGTCCTCTCACTCCCTCTGCAACACACATATAACTGGAGTACTCTAGGGCGAATGGGGGCAGACGTTTGGTTATAATGCACTGTCTGGCCCCTCCTACTACACTCTTAAAGCCTCCAGATGCTGCATGTGGGAGCAGCCAATCAGGAAAGAGAATACAGTTCCAAGCACAAGAGGAGGAGAAAGGAGTAAGCCAGCAGCCAATCTCTGATTGGTCTAAACTCGGAACGCTGACCAATTGCACCCTTCCCCCCACTCACAACAAACACTCCTACTgaattttcattcaaatgtgattctttgaaaagaaacaaaaaagaaaaggacagaGCTACAGAACAGCTGCAATCCTTTATATTCAGTTGCATCAAATAGTggcattttatgaaaatatttaaatatcctCCTCCACTTATTCAGTGTTCATGAGTGCACAAAGATGCTTTGTGTAGTATCTTTACAAAGTACATTATAGGCAGATTATCATCTTTTGTATTCTGGTCTCAGACTAGACCTAAGCCAAGGGTTATTTAAATCTCTCTGAAACACTCATATACACTCATGTATACATACTCACACACGCTCATATACTCAAATACAGCTTGTCTAAGAAAAGCtagttttatagtaaaacattcttactttaagaaattaaacagaGCGCCGTTTCAAATCTGTGCTGGCTCAAATTTAGACATTTTCccctcactctctttctctccatcatAACTTCTGATGCTTTCATATTCCTCTTGATCCTCATTGTCAAGGGAGTGAAGGCAATTTGCCTTTTCCCTTCCCTATTCTCCTTTTTGTTACTGCATTAAAGGTTTGGATTACATCATGAAGAGCGCTGAGAGGCTTGTTCCTTGCtgttcatcatcatcttcatcatcattatattcaaatacacatttttaattaatctttttataGCATGACTTCTAGTCTGGGCCCTCATCCCCGTTACGCTCCCCCTCCCCTTTTCACTAATAAGATAGAAAAGACTTAACACAATAGAAAGAGTCCCCCAACCAAGCAACAGTTCATTTGACATCATAAATATAGTCTTAAACTCTAGCTGCAGAGTGAACTGCCTTTAGGAGAAACCTGCTAATAACCCTTCTGACATTTGCCACAAAGagtgaacaataaataaatcgcTTAAATGAGCTCAAATTTGACCCCTTACTTTCCTGATGCATGTTCACAATAATACGAGGACCATTTTATCAGGGCATTTTCGCAATTCTTAGATTTTAGTAGCTTGCTTTTTCTCTAAAGTTTCAGagttcaatttttaatttttaacttcaaTGTTAAGCTTATTATCATTTCAATATGTAAAATTGGAACGTTTCATGGTAAAGTGTCCTGATTTTTCAGGGTTATTCAGAGACAGGTAGGTTAAAAGTAGGTTAACACTgcagaaatgttttgtgttgtaatgtttccattacaatgtaaatagatttaattaaacatgtttgGCATGTTTCTATCTGTTACTGTGTGTTATAAGAGGCTTATGAACAGAGTAATGCAATAAATGCTTATCCAGGTCAAATTCTGTGATGGATTTAGATGATGAACACTCATATATACACCTACAGCTGTCTCTCAATGGCCAGGCTTTTAATAGAAAGCACAGTTGCTCAGGACCCTGCTATGCTGTTAGGGGTGAGGCAGCTCTAGTGTCAAAAAGCCAAAACAGATCATCATTCCTTCCCCTCCACATCTCTATATTCCCCTGTGCTACACCGGCCTTTACTAAACACCAATATAGAAGAAAATTCTTCCACAGGAACCATAGACCACAAGAATGAAGGCTTGTACATTTATGGATAACAAGCCTACAATTTCTGCTTGCTTTGATTGTTAAGTCATCAGAGCACTTTCATAAAACTATTTAACTACCTCAGGCATCATTGAGATAAGCAGCACACAGAAACAGCCTATGAAACATCCAAAGACATGCTTTTGGGAACATCATTAAAGTGgtagttcatctaaaaaaagaaaattctgtcattaattacttatgACCttctttctgaccctgcatagacagcgaAGTAAATGgccactattaaaaatatatcatattttgttaaaaataaaataggcaTGAAATCAATcccattaaacataaaaaacatctcAAGATTTcattaatctgtttttaatatgtaatcaaTAAAACGGggaaatattaatatgcaattaaatatcCAAAGTTGGCAGATACACAGAATGGTCAGACATAAACGaatgttaaaaacagatctCTAATATTGCCAGATAATATGCATACcaaaatattgtacatttccaGTCCATACGGTCCATAAAAAAACTTCCCCCATGCAGACTGTAATAAGCAGGGTTTAGTTCTCAATTTTGGGTTGCAACCCACCAGCTGGGAACCACTGTTTAGAGCAATGATATACTCAGTCCAACAGAAGTTAAAATCTTACTCATCTTACAGCACACAGTGATCCCAAAACCATTAAAGTGTTTAGGTCTCATGTAAAGTAAGATCTCCAAACAGAAGCAAACACACTGTGGAATGTGAGGGCCACAGGGGCGAGGGTGGCACGTACAGCCCAAAGCTATGGGCACAAGCGTGGTGTGAACTGATTGAGATAACAGAAGCATTTCAGCACTGAGCCAACTGGACTCAGAGCACCAAGGACGTGAGGAGAGCCAGGAATACACACActtagagacacacacacccacGTCTGACTGCCACaaccacagaaacacacaggcATCTCCAAAGCAAACCTTGCTGGGCACAAAATAAAGATCTGCTCTTGATTTCTGAGAGCTGATGTAATTTTCCCCACAGTGTTTAGTGGTGGACCGGACTATTGAGCCGCAAAAAACGTGAATGGAAAATGTTTGCTAATGGCTTGAGCATGGCATCTAACAGTGATGTTTTTGTGGgtgtttttaaatctgaatggatgtgtaatgttcattttattagcaTATAAAGATTTGAGGTACACTAGATGAAGGAAAATGTGATGCAAATAAGCTTACACTAAAACCCATGGACACAAGCACTAGGAGACGACGGGTCGAGCACGGCGGTCTACAGCTgcaggaagtaaaaaaaaatgacctcaCTAATTTTGGCTGAAAGAAACTCCACATCGTAATTAGAGGGGAACTCAGCATGAGTGGATGAGATCTGCTGTTTTAAGGATATCTTTCAATTACTGCTGCGACAACAGACCCAATATGAGAGATACACGTGAGTGGGGGGGGGacaaggaagaagaagaaagaaaaaaaaagatagagaaagtgagggggagagagagagagaa includes these proteins:
- the wu:fa11c10 gene encoding protein FAM110B, which translates into the protein MPVETLRPTDGRLTGGPFTSAMPFRILNKGPDYFRRAPEPGTRKLSAVERLEADKAKYVKSQQVALNKQEPVKPPIIRKPLLSPSMMMQCRINTPPARKITRRILETENGGPDHGMSRGPQLNLEVLNNLINVCDGPLASSPTPSSPSPSASSPSSGGQSVGSGQSAEPQHCINFKAHIGSTSNSSRTSSPLNNQSSPAEPSRRPPPVPARVPRLVPQGSYGTTNSVTVRRVDVRPQAEIRKPQRLPLQPKPRQAQVAQPQIAQPQAPPTQQQPSGTYPASPCIPSSPLLLRAGVLPPASPAFTRISSASSRGSRPGSTRKHPSLHRSKSDLSDRYSRATADLERFFNYCGLDPDEVEGMGGVERFARANSDIVSVSKLRSVSTPSSECGDGGDGRRGEEEEDDEDDDGPIKPSERVPYGISVIERNARVIKWLYGIRQARDASQNISNV